A stretch of Alkalicella caledoniensis DNA encodes these proteins:
- a CDS encoding VanZ family protein, with translation MLDISFLVLISIPIYLTVLLVGIKKKYSLQKQLLIFGFFAYLVAVVAVTLFPFPVQRNLIEHRREINYISNNFIPFKTILETINQGYGIRRALGGNLVLLMPLSIFLPLLSNKYMNISKITLIALTTSIGIELAQFTFSLFLGFNYRMTNIDDVILNTIGALISFIIFMPIAKYLKKTVQLSI, from the coding sequence ATGCTAGATATAAGTTTTTTAGTGTTAATATCTATCCCTATATATCTAACTGTACTTTTAGTTGGTATAAAGAAAAAATACTCCCTTCAAAAACAACTTCTTATCTTTGGTTTCTTTGCATATTTAGTAGCAGTAGTGGCAGTAACTTTGTTCCCCTTTCCCGTACAAAGGAATTTAATTGAACATAGGAGGGAGATAAATTATATATCGAATAATTTCATTCCCTTTAAAACTATTCTAGAAACAATAAATCAAGGATACGGAATAAGAAGAGCACTGGGAGGAAATCTAGTTCTACTAATGCCATTAAGTATCTTTTTGCCTCTATTAAGTAATAAGTATATGAACATAAGTAAAATCACATTAATTGCACTTACAACTTCAATTGGAATAGAACTAGCTCAATTTACGTTCTCTTTATTCCTAGGTTTCAATTACAGAATGACCAATATAGATGATGTGATATTAAACACTATAGGTGCTTTAATTAGTTTTATAATCTTTATGCCTATTGCGAAATACCTAAAAAAAACAGTGCAATTATCAATTTAA
- a CDS encoding ABC transporter ATP-binding protein, producing the protein MNLEISNISKIYNNKVILDNISFQLFGGIYGLVGPNGAGKTTLMRIICDILPQDKGYISFDGMKKEDLDEKYRDLLGYLPQELGFYEHFTGEEFLRYIAVLKGLTKKETDKKVQETLELVNLTYEKKKKIAKYSGGMKRRLGIAQALLNDPKILILDEPTVGLDPMERIRFKNLLSRISVNKVIILSTHIISDIEGLATEVILMNKGTLKGKYSPEELLGNVNGKVFEIKIEENMYGEYNETYLISRREIESDGQVRLRIISDKEVKEGNLVKGSLEDAYIYHLEKEGEKNGYSH; encoded by the coding sequence ATGAATTTAGAAATTAGCAACATTAGCAAGATATATAATAACAAAGTAATACTGGATAATATTTCATTCCAATTATTTGGTGGGATATATGGTCTAGTTGGGCCTAATGGTGCAGGTAAGACTACACTTATGAGAATAATCTGTGATATATTGCCTCAAGACAAAGGGTATATAAGTTTTGATGGTATGAAAAAAGAAGACCTTGATGAAAAATATAGGGATTTATTAGGATATCTTCCACAGGAGCTGGGGTTTTATGAGCACTTTACTGGCGAAGAATTTTTGCGATATATTGCTGTCCTTAAAGGTCTAACCAAAAAAGAAACTGATAAGAAGGTGCAAGAGACTTTAGAATTAGTAAACTTAACATATGAAAAAAAGAAGAAAATAGCTAAATACTCAGGTGGAATGAAAAGAAGACTTGGAATTGCTCAGGCATTATTAAATGATCCCAAAATTTTGATATTGGATGAGCCAACAGTAGGCCTGGACCCTATGGAGAGGATTCGCTTTAAGAACCTATTATCCAGAATATCAGTCAATAAAGTTATAATTCTATCAACCCACATAATCTCTGACATAGAGGGGCTTGCCACAGAAGTAATTCTTATGAATAAAGGTACCCTTAAAGGTAAGTATTCTCCAGAAGAGTTACTAGGAAATGTTAACGGTAAGGTATTTGAGATTAAGATAGAAGAAAATATGTATGGGGAATATAATGAAACCTACTTGATTTCAAGAAGGGAGATTGAGTCCGATGGACAAGTAAGGCTCCGAATAATTAGTGACAAAGAAGTAAAAGAAGGTAACTTAGTTAAAGGATCCCTAGAGGATGCATACATTTATCACTTGGAAAAGGAGGGGGAGAAAAATGGGTACTCTCATTAA